Proteins encoded in a region of the Triticum dicoccoides isolate Atlit2015 ecotype Zavitan chromosome 3A, WEW_v2.0, whole genome shotgun sequence genome:
- the LOC119273527 gene encoding uncharacterized protein LOC119273527 — protein sequence MSLLGTIHGFYLRALAMLPSYAARHHVRGILLAGHCYGPMDPVSNIILSTVWYDVNFPLPVADRGMQAHDILDTLTMLRVVTSSLHGLIALLHANSGKHLPLHEILKYLCYRKCDLATMLHPHLHRSSPNPFASAAAAARHPQASAWATFLSSLAPTKLDQIRSSMISATANNTALSYESLTQIYNILREETRTAMILPAPRLCRTAVSILTRKREAYAHQQSFIRGRIEQLLLEYARRHPSETKYDLDFICGVAVTVTGHQDQCYHVNFMAATKSTSKNTLFFAEFWWAYQDQSKPSVCCPLPQPYTMGRCYYGQESARKLAYPDDSIDYFSHDITHGGLDDTEGILDTDFLYFDSKRDVELAKVLQRMGKKEEVMQRSSTGRRAEWTAGVPLC from the exons ATGTCCCTCCTGGGCACCATCCATGGATTCTACCTCAGGGCGCTCGCCATGCTGCCAAGCTATGCCGCGCGCCACCATGTACGCGGCATCCTCCTCGCCGGCCACTGCTACGGCCCTATGGACCCTGTCTCCAACATCATCCTGAGCACCGTCTGGTATGACGTGAACTTCCCGCTCCCCGTGGCTGATCGTGGGATGCAGGCGCACGACATCCTTGACACCCTCACCATGCTCAGGGTGGTCACTAGCTCCCTGCACGGCCTCATAGCTCTCCTGCACGCCAACTCCGGCAAGCATCTGCCGTTGCACGAGATCTTGAAGTACCTCTGCTACAGGAAGTGCGACTTGGCCACCATGTTACATCCACATCTACACCGGAGCTCTCCCAACCCTTTTGCCAGCGCCGCCGCTGCTGCTCGTCACCCGCAAGCGTCCGCTTGGGCAACATTTCTTTCATCATTGGCACCGACGAAGCTAGACCAGATACGGTCCTCGATGATTAGTGCCACTGCCAACAACACTGCGCTTTCTTACGAGTCTTTGACCCAGATATACAACATCCTCAGAGAGGAAACCCGGACGGCGATGATTCTGCCGGCTCCCAGACTCTGTCGGACGGCGGTGAGCATTCTCACAAGAAAGAGGGAGGCCTATGCTCACCAGCAGAGCTTCATTCGCGGTAGGATTGAACAGTTACTGCTGGAATACGCGCGTCGCCATCCTTCAGAAACAAAATATGATCTGGATTTTATATGCGGTGTAGCCGTAACAGTAACCGGTCACCAGGATCAATGCTACCATGTCAATTTCATGGCAGCTACCAAATCGACATCCAAGAACACACTTTTCTTTGCCGAGTTTTGGTGGGCATATCAAGATCAGTCAAAGCCTTCCGTATGCTGCCCTCTGCCCCAACCGTATACCATGG GTCGTTGCTACTACGGCCAGGAGTCTGCTCGTAAGCTCGCCTATCCGGATGACTCCATCGACTATTTCTCACACGACATTACTCATGGCGGACTAGATGACACGGAAGGCATACTAGACACGGACTTTTTGTACTTCGACTCCAAGAGGGACGTCGAACTTGCCAAGGTCTTGCAGAGGATGGGCAAGAAAGAAGAGGTCATGCAAAGGTCCTCTACTGGAAGGCGTGCTGAATGGACCGCCGGTGTTCCTCTGTGTTAG